A DNA window from Paenibacillus andongensis contains the following coding sequences:
- a CDS encoding amino acid permease, whose product MSVPSNHHEKDKRDLNKFGYAQELLRSMGGFSNFAISFSIISILTGAVSLYGHGLTYGGAGMMGFGWPIVALFVMFVAAVMAELASAIPTAGALYHWAAILKNKRWGWYTAWINLIGQIGIVAGIDYSVALFADPLIASVFGYESNNTTVLICFTIILLTHGILNHVGIRIVSELNDFSAWYHIAVVAVLVLSLAFFTKGNLNPVDYLFKVGETFSDKPYMFAFLIGLLQAQWTFTGYDASAHTIEETINPRVRAPWGIFTSVAYSFVIGFVMLAFVTLSIKDAGAAAGSSNAFIYVISQALGGTFGSVILWLVTAAMWFCGLASITSFSRMMYAFSRDKGMPMSHQWAQISKKYRTPAKAIWLAIILSFLLAFIDYIIKMVNPDATYTTIAFLTAVSVVGLYVAYGIPIYLKLRAKAEGRFQDKHLGPWNLGKYSTFISIVALLWIIFICIVMVIPPNQMAGYAVAGMLILLIIMDLAYYKNHFPGPQAALNTTMEEIIRREKELEKTSSV is encoded by the coding sequence ATGAGCGTACCTTCTAATCATCATGAAAAAGACAAAAGGGATTTAAACAAGTTCGGTTATGCCCAAGAACTGCTGCGCAGTATGGGCGGATTTTCCAATTTCGCGATTTCATTCTCCATCATTTCCATTCTTACTGGCGCTGTATCGTTATACGGCCACGGATTAACCTATGGCGGTGCGGGTATGATGGGCTTTGGCTGGCCGATCGTCGCCCTTTTTGTCATGTTTGTAGCGGCAGTCATGGCTGAGCTAGCTTCGGCTATTCCGACGGCTGGCGCTTTGTACCACTGGGCGGCTATTTTGAAAAACAAACGCTGGGGCTGGTACACCGCATGGATCAATCTGATCGGTCAAATCGGGATTGTGGCCGGTATCGATTATTCGGTAGCCCTATTCGCCGATCCGCTCATCGCGAGTGTGTTCGGTTATGAATCTAACAATACAACCGTGTTGATTTGTTTCACGATCATTTTACTTACACATGGTATCCTAAATCATGTCGGGATTCGTATCGTTTCTGAGCTTAACGATTTCTCCGCATGGTACCATATTGCTGTGGTGGCCGTGCTGGTTCTGTCACTTGCCTTTTTCACCAAAGGCAACTTGAATCCTGTCGATTATTTATTCAAAGTGGGCGAAACATTCTCGGATAAACCGTATATGTTTGCTTTTCTAATCGGGCTTTTGCAAGCGCAGTGGACATTTACGGGTTACGACGCGTCCGCTCATACCATCGAAGAGACCATCAACCCTCGTGTGCGCGCGCCTTGGGGTATTTTCACATCCGTTGCCTATTCGTTTGTCATTGGGTTCGTTATGCTTGCTTTTGTTACCTTGTCTATTAAGGATGCTGGTGCTGCTGCTGGCTCAAGCAATGCATTCATCTATGTCATCAGCCAAGCGCTGGGCGGGACGTTCGGTTCCGTTATCCTATGGCTGGTCACCGCCGCGATGTGGTTCTGCGGTCTAGCTTCTATTACTTCTTTTTCGCGTATGATGTACGCCTTCTCTCGTGACAAAGGGATGCCGATGAGCCATCAATGGGCGCAAATTTCAAAGAAATACCGTACACCTGCCAAAGCCATTTGGCTGGCCATTATCCTATCCTTCCTGCTCGCTTTCATCGACTATATCATCAAAATGGTGAATCCCGATGCGACTTACACGACGATTGCGTTCCTAACCGCGGTCAGTGTTGTGGGCTTATATGTGGCTTACGGCATTCCGATCTATCTCAAGCTGAGAGCGAAAGCGGAAGGCAGATTTCAAGATAAACATCTCGGGCCATGGAATCTCGGAAAATACAGCACATTCATTTCGATCGTCGCGCTTTTGTGGATCATTTTCATCTGTATCGTCATGGTAATTCCTCCGAATCAAATGGCCGGTTATGCTGTAGCTGGGATGCTGATTCTTCTGATCATTATGGATTTGGCTTATTATAAAAATCATTTCCCTGGGCCACAAGCCGCACTCAACACCACCATGGAAGAAATCATACGCCGGGAAAAAGAGCTTGAGAAAACCTCCTCTGTATAA
- a CDS encoding YwmB family TATA-box binding protein, producing MQKSWILSIMCMTIISIVFGWVRHADAHGEQEALQLLNTAKPYMTSENQITFKYTGYYGTCGGIDRDMLQVGEKLSHAFGIPQAEVLSESNSHPTYTAKSEVVPGAVSTVTVASPQGQSACYVVLRLDASHEAEQSELVMWQEQAGEQLKKLGINGQWNVMVQGYVNEQEQSGQKSSTELVNSIAQAFKGKIVENYKDQNTVSASLSSREFQSSIKSGDKTVNLQIALHQESTTGKLRLTIGTPIITMEY from the coding sequence ATGCAGAAATCTTGGATATTATCGATCATGTGTATGACCATTATAAGCATTGTTTTTGGATGGGTTCGACATGCCGATGCGCATGGTGAGCAAGAAGCACTTCAGCTATTGAACACGGCGAAACCGTACATGACGAGTGAAAATCAGATAACCTTCAAATATACAGGCTATTACGGAACGTGCGGTGGTATTGATCGAGATATGCTGCAAGTTGGGGAAAAACTGTCGCACGCTTTTGGAATTCCTCAAGCAGAAGTATTGAGTGAATCCAATTCACATCCGACCTATACAGCGAAATCTGAGGTTGTACCCGGAGCGGTCAGCACCGTAACAGTTGCAAGTCCACAGGGACAATCTGCCTGCTATGTCGTCTTGCGATTAGATGCTTCTCATGAAGCCGAACAGTCGGAGTTGGTCATGTGGCAGGAGCAAGCGGGCGAACAATTGAAGAAACTTGGTATCAATGGACAATGGAATGTTATGGTACAAGGTTATGTAAATGAGCAAGAACAGTCTGGTCAAAAGAGTTCCACAGAGCTGGTAAATTCTATTGCTCAAGCTTTTAAAGGCAAAATCGTAGAAAACTATAAGGACCAGAATACGGTAAGTGCGTCTCTCTCTTCGAGGGAGTTCCAATCTTCTATTAAGAGTGGTGACAAAACGGTAAATCTGCAAATAGCTTTGCATCAAGAGTCTACGACAGGCAAGTTACGTCTAACCATAGGTACTCCGATTATAACAATGGAATACTAA
- the ade gene encoding adenine deaminase gives MTLNKRTLNKRNKLVEVSRTLAKVALGEVFADVVIKNGTLVNVYSGELLEHMDVAVAAGRIAYVGNADHTIGAQTVVIDATGKYMSPGFLDGHMHVESTMLSVTEFAKAALAKGTTGIFMDPHEIANVFGTEGVRLMHEEGQQLPIKVFTTFPSCVPATTDLEDAGASLEVTDIKEGLQWDNVVGLGEVMNFPGVVYGDPKMCGEIEETIKSGKTVTGHFPSDDDRMLQAYIASGVTSDHETITREQGLHKVRMGMHLMIREGSAWHDVKEVIKVVTEDKVNTSNISLVTDDVNPQTLVEKGHLNHVVRRAIEEGVDPVTAMQMVTINVARYFKMEQDLGSITPGKCADILLLDDLQKVEPLTVITDGQVVFDNGKLTVDFPDFVYPEHIRNSMNVKRELAAEDFKLASRSNQNKTEVNVIRIIENSARTEKMTAALSVVQGFIQPDAEQDIIRLACIERHRGTGQISLGFTHGFQLKTGAVASTVAHDSHNLIVMGINEQDMAFAANELVKMGGGMIVVENGKVLAQVPMTIAGLMSDKSLLEVVEEVAELEKAWKQIGCPLNAPFMTFSLIALPVIPEIRISNRGIVDVTQFKLIEVEIG, from the coding sequence ATGACGCTAAATAAAAGAACGCTAAATAAAAGAAATAAGCTAGTTGAAGTGAGCAGAACGCTAGCTAAGGTTGCATTAGGCGAAGTTTTTGCCGACGTAGTCATTAAGAATGGGACACTCGTCAATGTGTATTCTGGTGAATTACTTGAGCATATGGATGTTGCTGTCGCAGCTGGGAGAATTGCGTATGTAGGGAATGCAGACCATACCATTGGGGCTCAAACGGTCGTGATTGATGCCACAGGGAAGTATATGTCCCCGGGATTTTTAGATGGTCATATGCATGTTGAAAGCACGATGCTTTCCGTTACCGAGTTTGCCAAAGCGGCATTAGCCAAAGGAACAACGGGGATATTTATGGACCCTCATGAAATTGCCAATGTGTTTGGAACAGAAGGTGTAAGGTTGATGCACGAAGAGGGGCAGCAGCTGCCTATTAAAGTATTTACGACTTTCCCATCCTGTGTACCAGCAACTACGGACTTGGAAGATGCAGGTGCAAGCTTAGAAGTGACCGATATTAAAGAGGGACTGCAGTGGGACAACGTGGTTGGACTGGGCGAAGTCATGAATTTCCCTGGTGTCGTTTACGGCGATCCGAAAATGTGCGGGGAGATTGAAGAAACGATCAAGAGCGGTAAAACGGTCACAGGACATTTCCCAAGTGATGATGATCGTATGCTGCAGGCTTATATAGCATCAGGCGTGACATCCGATCATGAAACCATAACTCGGGAACAAGGTCTTCACAAAGTCCGCATGGGCATGCACCTTATGATTCGTGAAGGTTCGGCCTGGCATGATGTCAAAGAGGTCATTAAGGTGGTAACGGAAGATAAGGTCAACACATCCAATATTTCGCTCGTAACGGATGACGTCAATCCGCAAACTTTGGTGGAGAAGGGGCATCTCAATCATGTCGTGCGCCGCGCGATCGAAGAGGGTGTCGATCCTGTAACAGCGATGCAAATGGTGACGATTAATGTGGCGCGCTATTTTAAAATGGAGCAAGATTTGGGAAGCATTACTCCCGGTAAATGTGCTGACATTTTATTACTGGATGATTTACAGAAGGTCGAGCCTTTGACTGTTATTACTGATGGTCAGGTTGTTTTTGATAATGGCAAGCTTACGGTTGATTTCCCCGATTTCGTCTATCCCGAGCACATTCGCAATTCCATGAACGTTAAGCGGGAGCTTGCGGCTGAGGACTTCAAACTTGCAAGTCGCAGTAATCAGAATAAGACGGAGGTCAATGTCATCCGCATTATTGAAAACAGTGCAAGAACAGAGAAAATGACTGCAGCTCTAAGTGTTGTGCAGGGGTTCATCCAACCAGATGCGGAGCAGGATATTATCCGTTTAGCCTGTATTGAGCGACACCGTGGAACGGGTCAAATTTCACTTGGTTTTACGCATGGCTTTCAATTGAAGACAGGCGCGGTAGCCTCTACAGTGGCGCATGACAGTCACAATTTAATTGTTATGGGGATCAATGAGCAGGATATGGCTTTCGCAGCTAATGAACTTGTCAAAATGGGAGGAGGCATGATCGTTGTAGAGAACGGTAAAGTGCTGGCTCAAGTACCGATGACCATCGCAGGCCTCATGTCAGATAAATCATTGCTTGAAGTCGTTGAAGAGGTTGCAGAGCTCGAAAAAGCGTGGAAACAAATTGGCTGTCCGTTGAACGCCCCGTTTATGACATTCTCATTAATTGCATTACCCGTCATTCCTGAAATTCGGATTTCAAACCGAGGTATTGTCGATGTTACACAGTTCAAGCTAATTGAAGTGGAAATTGGTTAA
- a CDS encoding arylamine N-acetyltransferase family protein, which yields MFSKNSQIQTYLERIGFEGSLDGSAKLLADLQECHLHTVPYENLDIMNRKALSLDPQDVYQKIVVRGRGGYCFELNALFGWLLRELGYSATDLVARFWRDEPNSPPKRRHHVLKVEAEGTTYLCDVGVGGIVPRRPIAWIEGLEQHQGGECYRLERDEDYGWMLCEQKNKEWNRIYSFTEEPQLPKDYIFASFWCENAPDSIFTQNAMVAMRTLEGRKTLAGREFRIFTSSGVRTFTPETEEAYKAALQEHFGIHLD from the coding sequence ATGTTCAGTAAAAATAGTCAGATTCAGACCTATCTGGAACGTATCGGTTTTGAAGGTTCGCTCGATGGCAGCGCAAAGCTGCTTGCTGACCTGCAGGAGTGTCATCTGCACACGGTTCCGTACGAAAATTTGGACATTATGAACCGCAAAGCTTTATCGTTGGATCCTCAGGATGTATATCAGAAGATTGTCGTACGTGGGCGCGGAGGGTACTGTTTCGAGTTGAATGCTTTATTCGGCTGGCTGCTGCGGGAACTTGGCTATTCGGCCACTGACTTGGTCGCTCGATTTTGGCGCGATGAGCCGAATTCGCCACCGAAACGTCGTCATCACGTCCTGAAGGTAGAGGCAGAAGGCACGACTTATTTGTGCGATGTTGGAGTAGGCGGTATCGTCCCTCGCAGGCCGATCGCATGGATCGAAGGTCTTGAACAGCACCAAGGCGGAGAGTGCTACCGTCTTGAGCGCGATGAAGATTACGGTTGGATGCTTTGTGAACAGAAGAACAAGGAATGGAATCGCATTTACTCGTTTACGGAGGAACCTCAGCTGCCAAAGGATTATATCTTTGCGAGCTTCTGGTGTGAGAATGCCCCTGACTCAATTTTTACCCAAAATGCAATGGTAGCCATGCGCACCTTAGAGGGACGGAAAACGCTGGCGGGTCGAGAGTTTCGCATCTTTACATCCTCGGGTGTAAGAACTTTCACTCCGGAGACCGAGGAAGCGTATAAAGCGGCTTTGCAAGAGCATTTTGGTATTCATTTAGATTAA
- a CDS encoding carbohydrate ABC transporter permease: MKYAPGWLFITPWIVGLLLFYLYPLVSSIFLSFTSYSILKAGQFVGLQNYQSLMQDKVFWSSIYNTVYYALVFVPLSIILSTGLALLLNTRVRGIAIYRTLFYLPTLVPLVASSELQQAARIDWAGEFHIYWRIMLPLAMPAVLGDRVVPGLE; encoded by the coding sequence TTGAAATACGCGCCCGGCTGGCTATTCATCACCCCTTGGATAGTGGGTCTGCTGCTCTTTTATTTGTACCCGCTTGTCAGTTCCATCTTTCTCAGTTTTACCTCATACAGCATACTGAAGGCCGGACAATTTGTCGGCCTTCAGAATTATCAAAGCTTGATGCAGGACAAAGTGTTTTGGAGCTCTATTTACAACACCGTGTATTACGCACTTGTCTTCGTTCCGTTAAGTATCATCCTAAGTACTGGGCTGGCGCTGCTGTTGAACACGAGAGTAAGGGGAATCGCGATCTACCGTACGCTCTTTTATCTACCGACACTTGTTCCCTTGGTTGCAAGCTCGGAGCTGCAGCAGGCTGCACGCATAGATTGGGCTGGGGAATTCCATATTTACTGGCGCATTATGCTGCCATTGGCGATGCCGGCTGTTTTGGGCGACCGGGTTGTTCCAGGTCTTGAGTAG
- a CDS encoding winged helix-turn-helix domain-containing protein: MKYEQMPTKPNLLYLQLAEKVRDIIQRRRLQPHDPVPSEGELAKLFGVSRMTSKLALEQLVQQGLVYRLPRRGTFLSGQQNGALTTKVFSR; encoded by the coding sequence ATGAAATATGAACAAATGCCAACAAAGCCGAATCTACTCTATCTGCAGCTTGCCGAAAAGGTAAGAGACATTATTCAAAGACGTAGGCTTCAACCTCATGATCCAGTCCCTTCGGAAGGGGAGCTTGCGAAGCTATTTGGCGTTAGCCGGATGACGAGCAAGCTGGCGCTTGAACAACTGGTTCAGCAGGGACTCGTTTACCGTTTGCCGAGAAGGGGGACCTTCCTTTCCGGACAGCAAAATGGCGCTCTGACAACAAAGGTATTTTCCAGGTAA
- a CDS encoding MBL fold metallo-hydrolase, which translates to MLVTHTHSDHFNAYDLECRREGIAHGLEHPLHIYGNDAVMHHTRVAIGRFEGERYAFHLLRPFQTIEVGDALVTPLLADHDKMETCLLYVIERGGKKLLYGHDSGWFPEATWEWLKGAKVDCAILDCTHGYTGRSRDRNHMCIETVLEAQRVFREENILKADAPIVVTHFSHNSKLLHHEFDEIFKPAGVVVAYDGLVIHI; encoded by the coding sequence TTGCTTGTCACGCATACGCACTCTGATCATTTTAATGCCTATGATCTTGAATGCCGGAGGGAGGGGATTGCCCACGGACTGGAGCATCCCTTACATATTTATGGGAATGATGCCGTGATGCATCATACACGTGTTGCGATCGGCCGCTTTGAGGGTGAACGCTACGCATTCCATTTGCTGCGTCCCTTCCAGACGATTGAAGTGGGCGATGCACTTGTTACACCCCTTTTGGCAGATCATGACAAAATGGAAACATGTTTATTGTATGTGATCGAGCGGGGCGGCAAGAAACTACTGTACGGACATGATTCAGGTTGGTTCCCGGAAGCAACGTGGGAATGGTTAAAGGGAGCCAAGGTAGATTGCGCCATACTCGACTGCACGCATGGGTACACAGGACGTTCCCGTGATCGGAACCATATGTGCATCGAAACCGTATTGGAGGCTCAGCGTGTGTTTCGTGAAGAAAACATATTAAAAGCGGACGCGCCCATCGTCGTCACTCATTTTAGCCATAATTCCAAGCTGCTTCATCATGAATTCGACGAGATCTTTAAACCTGCTGGGGTCGTTGTCGCGTATGACGGATTGGTTATTCACATCTAA
- a CDS encoding helix-turn-helix domain-containing protein codes for MTQRIIKAPQGLAESPFNQSVLKLKGLTVIESCTNTVGKQGSLFLEDYLLMFVLNGTYTVRYGDQVYVAHKHEMVLMQKSIVIEYEKSGESNQAYLLEYMMFFLKDELLKDFIKMADIQSTKPTALVPIFVNPISERLLSYLGSLKPYFNEPDNIEDGLIKIKLLELLFDLSHANGNIMQQLLQLKQQVRSDISTVVEQNILNPVSVNDLAYLSGRSLSSFKRDFQTIYNTSPSLWIRQKRLEKAKELLTHSAMSVTDVCFTTGFENVAHFSRVFKEHFGYTPSSYKQQLS; via the coding sequence GTGACCCAAAGAATAATAAAAGCACCGCAAGGCTTAGCAGAATCGCCATTCAATCAGAGCGTTTTGAAACTCAAAGGACTCACAGTTATTGAATCCTGCACCAATACGGTAGGGAAACAAGGGTCTCTGTTCTTAGAAGACTACCTTCTCATGTTTGTGTTAAATGGCACTTATACGGTACGTTACGGTGATCAGGTGTACGTTGCACATAAGCATGAAATGGTGTTGATGCAAAAATCCATCGTTATTGAGTATGAAAAATCAGGCGAATCTAATCAGGCTTACTTATTAGAGTACATGATGTTTTTTCTAAAAGATGAATTGCTCAAAGACTTTATAAAAATGGCGGACATTCAATCTACGAAGCCAACAGCGTTAGTACCTATTTTCGTAAATCCGATAAGTGAACGATTGTTAAGCTATTTAGGGTCGTTAAAACCATATTTCAATGAACCCGATAACATCGAGGACGGATTAATTAAGATTAAGTTGTTGGAATTACTGTTTGATCTTAGCCATGCCAACGGAAATATCATGCAGCAATTACTTCAATTGAAGCAGCAGGTACGATCTGACATATCAACCGTCGTGGAACAAAATATCTTGAATCCTGTTTCAGTGAATGATTTGGCTTATTTGTCAGGTAGAAGCTTGTCTAGCTTCAAACGGGATTTTCAAACGATTTACAACACGTCCCCATCCCTATGGATTCGGCAGAAGCGCTTGGAGAAGGCCAAAGAATTATTGACTCATTCAGCCATGTCAGTTACGGATGTTTGTTTTACGACGGGTTTTGAGAATGTTGCGCATTTTTCAAGGGTTTTCAAAGAGCATTTTGGCTATACCCCTTCCTCTTACAAGCAACAGTTAAGCTAG
- a CDS encoding oxidoreductase has protein sequence MTKQKVWFITGASRGFGLEITKAALAEGNKVVATVRSKPEQLAAQFDNNENLFVTVLDVTDEARALTAAKHAVDKFGRIDVLVNNAGYGLLSGVEEASYEEVKQIYDANVFGLLNVTRAILPYMRKQRSGHVINISSVGGLNGYVGWGIYGSTKFAVEGITESMALELAPLGIYATVVAPGFFRTEFLDPTSLIRTAHVIDDYAGTVGEMRSFATQVNKKQPGDPKKLAQAFIKLVNSEKPPVHLPLGNDTLAMYREKTARFEKDIADWHAVITGTDHDDVRE, from the coding sequence ATGACAAAACAAAAAGTATGGTTCATCACCGGCGCTTCCAGAGGCTTCGGGTTGGAAATTACAAAAGCTGCTTTAGCGGAGGGCAACAAAGTGGTAGCTACCGTTCGCAGCAAGCCTGAACAATTAGCCGCGCAGTTTGATAACAACGAAAACTTATTTGTAACCGTGCTGGATGTTACGGACGAAGCTCGAGCTTTAACTGCAGCGAAACATGCAGTAGACAAATTCGGAAGAATTGACGTGCTAGTCAACAATGCTGGATATGGATTGCTGAGTGGAGTTGAGGAAGCTTCGTATGAAGAAGTGAAACAAATTTATGATGCTAATGTTTTTGGCTTGCTAAACGTTACCCGCGCAATTTTACCCTACATGCGTAAGCAGCGCTCTGGACATGTCATCAATATTTCATCAGTGGGCGGATTGAATGGGTATGTAGGCTGGGGGATTTATGGTTCCACCAAGTTTGCTGTTGAAGGCATTACCGAGTCCATGGCTTTGGAATTAGCTCCTCTAGGGATCTATGCAACCGTCGTGGCACCAGGCTTTTTTAGAACGGAATTTCTAGATCCAACATCTTTGATAAGAACCGCTCATGTTATCGATGACTATGCAGGAACAGTGGGAGAAATGCGAAGCTTTGCAACACAAGTTAATAAAAAACAGCCTGGAGATCCCAAGAAACTCGCTCAAGCTTTTATTAAATTGGTCAATTCTGAAAAGCCTCCGGTTCATTTGCCTCTAGGCAATGACACGCTGGCTATGTATAGAGAGAAGACGGCAAGGTTTGAAAAAGACATTGCAGACTGGCATGCCGTCATTACGGGAACGGACCATGATGATGTAAGGGAATAA
- a CDS encoding ADP-ribosylglycohydrolase family protein: MKDQVLAGLFGLCVGDALGVPVEFNPRTYLKENPIRDMIGYGTYDQPAGTWSDDSSLTFCLAESLCNGYDIYDIGHKCVQWYHKGYWTPYGEVFDIGNTTRMALDTLCYELIRPDLAGMTGAHSNGNGSLMRILPLAYFLKNTAFEEKVPIITAVSSITHRHIRSIIACVIYVEFACYLLNGFDLDESYTKMQTSVKDYYKDEQELEHFKAILDKSVTNYAEEDIHSSGYVVHTLEASLWCLFNSETYAEAVLKAVNLGEDTDTTGAVTGGLAGIIYGIHSIPETWINVLASNNEIYDLAERLAEKCQST, encoded by the coding sequence GTGAAAGATCAAGTACTAGCCGGGTTGTTCGGACTATGTGTAGGGGATGCTTTAGGTGTGCCAGTTGAATTTAATCCTAGAACCTATCTGAAGGAGAATCCTATTCGAGATATGATTGGATATGGAACCTATGATCAACCAGCGGGTACATGGTCGGATGATAGCTCCTTAACCTTTTGCTTAGCGGAGAGTCTGTGTAATGGTTATGATATTTATGATATTGGGCATAAGTGTGTGCAGTGGTATCACAAAGGGTATTGGACTCCTTATGGTGAGGTCTTTGATATCGGAAATACAACTCGCATGGCGTTAGATACATTGTGTTATGAACTTATTCGTCCCGATTTAGCGGGAATGACAGGTGCGCACAGCAATGGTAATGGCTCGTTGATGAGAATACTGCCGCTTGCTTATTTTCTGAAAAACACAGCCTTCGAAGAAAAAGTGCCAATTATTACTGCTGTTTCTTCGATCACGCATCGGCATATACGTTCTATCATAGCTTGTGTAATCTATGTGGAGTTTGCCTGTTATCTTTTGAATGGATTTGACCTTGATGAAAGCTATACGAAGATGCAAACGTCGGTTAAAGATTATTACAAAGATGAACAGGAATTGGAACATTTTAAAGCAATTTTAGATAAAAGTGTCACTAACTACGCCGAAGAGGATATTCATTCTTCTGGTTACGTGGTTCATACCTTAGAAGCTAGTTTATGGTGTCTATTTAACAGTGAAACCTATGCAGAAGCAGTCTTAAAGGCGGTAAATTTAGGAGAAGATACGGATACTACGGGCGCTGTGACTGGTGGGTTAGCGGGGATTATTTATGGCATTCATTCTATTCCTGAGACTTGGATAAACGTACTTGCTAGTAACAATGAGATTTATGATTTGGCGGAAAGATTAGCAGAGAAATGCCAAAGCACTTGA